A genomic stretch from Fodinibius salinus includes:
- the hemE gene encoding uroporphyrinogen decarboxylase, whose product MSNNFPELKNDLLLRALRGEEVERPPVWMMRQAGRYLPQYMKLRKKYTFFERVETPELACEITIQPIDELEPDAAILFSDILTIPQALGIDVDLVKGKGPVMENPIRSVDDAFAILAEDVPEKLNHVMEAITLTRKELNGRVPLIGFAGAPWTLFCYMVQGEGSKHFSKAKAFMYQHPDAAKHVMKELTKATIDYLQAQVDAGAQVVQLFDSWSGLLSPEDFNEWAMPYLMEICDAIDEVPVILFAKGSWYALERLSFKSSAAALGIDWTITPEYAREKTRGDIVLQGNIDPSKLLMSIDEIEHQTKRMIDRFGPQKYIANLGHGIRPNIPVDHARAFVDTVKEYEAKAST is encoded by the coding sequence ATGAGCAACAATTTTCCAGAACTTAAAAACGATTTGTTACTTCGTGCTCTTCGTGGTGAAGAGGTAGAACGTCCGCCAGTGTGGATGATGCGACAGGCTGGACGATACCTGCCGCAATATATGAAGTTGCGTAAGAAATATACGTTTTTCGAACGTGTCGAAACGCCGGAGCTGGCCTGTGAAATTACTATCCAGCCCATCGATGAATTGGAGCCCGATGCGGCTATCCTTTTTTCTGATATTTTGACGATTCCACAGGCACTGGGCATTGATGTGGATTTAGTAAAGGGCAAGGGGCCGGTAATGGAAAATCCTATCCGAAGCGTGGATGATGCTTTTGCTATTTTGGCTGAAGATGTGCCGGAGAAGCTCAATCATGTAATGGAGGCAATCACATTGACGCGTAAAGAACTCAACGGGCGGGTTCCATTGATTGGTTTTGCCGGTGCACCATGGACGCTCTTTTGCTATATGGTTCAGGGTGAAGGATCTAAGCATTTTTCCAAAGCCAAAGCCTTTATGTATCAGCATCCTGATGCGGCCAAGCATGTTATGAAAGAGTTGACCAAGGCAACTATCGATTATCTACAGGCACAAGTGGATGCCGGGGCGCAGGTGGTACAACTGTTTGATTCATGGTCCGGCTTGCTAAGTCCTGAGGATTTCAACGAATGGGCTATGCCGTACTTGATGGAAATTTGTGATGCTATTGATGAGGTGCCTGTCATTCTTTTTGCCAAGGGCAGTTGGTATGCATTAGAGCGGCTCAGTTTTAAAAGTAGTGCTGCTGCCTTAGGCATCGATTGGACGATCACTCCAGAATATGCTCGTGAAAAAACACGTGGTGACATTGTACTGCAGGGCAATATTGACCCCTCAAAATTATTGATGTCGATTGATGAAATTGAGCACCAAACCAAGCGAATGATTGATCGTTTTGGTCCCCAAAAATATATTGCAAATCTGGGTCACGGCATTCGCCCGAACATCCCTGTAGATCATGCCCGTGCCTTTGTGGATACGGTTAAGGAGTATGAAGCAAAAGCAAGTACTTAA